DNA sequence from the bacterium genome:
TTAGGATGTCATGTTTCAAAAACAACAATAATGAGATGGTAATTCGGCGCTCACCCCAATTAGTATGTCCCTGGTTTTCCGATCAAAGAAATATTTGCAGGCAAATATAAGAGTGATAGAGTTAAAACATGACAGTCAAAGAAATTGCGATTCATACAATAGAAGACCTCCCTGAGGAAGCCTCTTGGGCGGACATTCAAGAACGAATCAATTTTGTCGCCGGGATTCGCAAGGGGCTCCGGGAATTGGATGAAGGCAAAGGAATCCCCCACTATCGTGTTAGGGAGGAGTTTGCCGAATGGCTTACGAACTAACCTGGTCGCCTGCTGCCCGCTTGGACTTGAAAGAGATTTTTGCCTACATCGCCGAAGACGATCCCATTGCAGGAAAGAAATTCATCCGAAGTCTGTTTATGGCTGTTGAGCGTCTTTCGGTGTTCCCAGAATCAGGTCGTGTCGTCCCGGAATTCAAGGACGTAACAATCAGAGAGATCATTCATAGGCCGTGCCGTGTTGTTTACAGAATCAAAGCCGGACAAAACCTAGTTGAAATCGCTCGAATTTGGCATGCCGCGCGAGGGATACCCCAATTATAATTGACCAACCACCGACCCCACTGTACGCCTCGCCCTGTCGGGCTCGTCGCCAGTGAGCCGGACCGTTCGGCCCATTAAAATGATTTGACCCACGGGATTTCAATACATACACTGTATTTATATGAGTGGCATTCAATTCAAGTGGGATGAAAACAAAAACAGCAAGAACAAGAGGGCGCATGGGGTCTCTTTCGAAGAAGCCCAGACAGTCTTCTTGGACGAAAATGCCATTCGGTTCTTCGATCCCGATCATTCGGAAGAGGAAGATCGATTCATCATGCTCGGAATCAGTTTTAAGCTCCGGGTGTTGGTCGTCTGTCACTGTTACCGGGAAAATGACGAGGTGATCAGGTTGATTTCCGCCCGGAAGGCCGACAAAGAGGAATGCAAAGATTACGAGAGGTGAACTATGCGAGCACATTATGACTTTTCGAAAATGGAAGGGGCTAAAAACCCCTACATTAAGCAGCTTAAGCAGCCCATTACCATCCGACTGGATAAGATGACGGTGGCTTATTTCAAAAACCTCGCCACCGAATTGGGAATGCCGTACCAGAATTTGATCAATCTTTACCTCCGCGACTGTGCCGCTGAGCACCGTAAGCTGGCATTGAAATGGGCATCATAAATTTGCCGAACCAGCAAATTCAGCCTATCGCCGGGAAGCCCGGCTCAGGCTGATTTGCGTCGTGGGGATGAAAGAATGATTGAAGGATAAGACGATTCAGAGTTTAATAAAGACATGACAGCATTACTTGAAAAAGCAATTAGTCGGGTGTCCGGCTTGCCCTCGAAGCAACAGAACGAGATCGCGCGTTTTGTGTTGGCCGAAATCGATGCTGAAGTGAAATGGGACACGTCGTTCAAGAACTCCCAGGATGAGCTCGCAACCCTTGCGGGAGTTGCGTTGGCAGAACGGCGGAGGGGCAAGACCCGAAAGATGGATTTTGCTCATGATATCTGAAACGACGGACTCCTTCCGGCGGAAGCTGCGTGAGGCGCCGACGGCGGTTCGTTCTCCTGCTCGTCAAGTCTATCGACTTTGGGCATCCAATCCCCGCCATCCCTCGCTGCAGTTCAAGCGCATTCACCACTCCGAGCCTATCTACTCCGTTAGAATTGGAATCCACTGGCGGGCCGTTTGCGTCGTTCATGAGAATACGGCGGTTTGGTTCTGGATTGGATCGCACGCGGCTTATGACGCATTGATCAAAAAGTTGCGGAAACGATGATCATGAAATCAGTACCCCCACCAGCCAATTTACGCGACGCTTTACAGCGCGCATGATTGGCGCCGTTGTCCGCCTTTGTTTGTGCCGTCCAGACTGCCGCACGCGGCGATATTGCCGGTGTTGTGCTTTGCTTCGGACTTGTCGGCATGTTTGGCAGTTTCGAGGTGGGCTACGACGGAGTGCGGCTCCCGAGCGCGAAGACCAACGTCCGCCTCGCCTATGCCGAAAATCCCGTCGAAGTCGAACGGGTACGTTTCGATATCACCGACGACGGGTTTACCCGCTGCGATGAAAACGGACCGTTCCCCGCCCGGGTCGCGATACGCTGGCGTGACTTGGCCTCGTCTCATGATCACCTCACATCGCGCCTACTGGGCAATGCCTGAATAAACTAGGCTATGCCTTTCCAGACCATGGACCATGGTGATTCAGGTACAGCAGGACTGTCGAACAGCCTGATCATGTCCCTCGGGCCAAGATGAATATCCCCAGTTATCATCAGTCCCATCAGGATCATTAATCCCACTGCCAAAATCATTACGGCCACTCTCCTCAGCGTCTCTTCCGGAATTCGATGTAATATCGTGTAGGCATGTTCCTGATGTAGGGTGCCATGGTGACCATGTTCCCATATCCTTATGGCTGATACTGGATGCATCACGCCCTCCTTTCTCAACCTTCCCTCCTGAAGATATTTTCCCCTTTTGAGGGGAATGTGTCCAATATCATTTCAAGGGTGACGTGTTGAGTCCAGCCATGCAGATGTCACAGAGCTTCCAATCTCCATGCGAGAGCAGGCCATGGATGGCGTGATGTCGCCATTCTGCCTGTGAGGCTGGGGTGGCGAGTCTGGCTAAGTTTGTTGGGATAAGCCCGTTTGCAAACGGGTTGAACCCCAACTGTACGGCACGACTCATTGCTTGAGCGGTGGCATTTTTCGTGGCCTTCTGGTCACCACAGATATCACAAGGCATGGTTCACCTATTTCATTTGCTAATCATTAAATAACTATTTAGTTCTTTTAGATATACAATGTTCCCATAACGGGAACAAGGATATTGTGCCCGAAGTTGACTCGCCTCTTCCCACTAATGGAGGGCGCCGCTCTGTCGGCGCCAGCAACTACCTGGAAATGGTTTTGACGGAGCAAAACCCTCCATTTCAGCAGGTGAAACGGAGAACTTGCCGTTCATAGGGGGCTTGGTGTATATGTTAAATATGAGTAAAACACTGGTGGTATTGGCGGCGGGGATTGGGAGTCGGTATGGGGGCCTGAAACAGATTGAGGCCGTAGGCCCCAATGGAGCTATTGTGATCGAGTATTCGGTCTATGATGCCATTCGCGCCGGTTTTGACCGGGTGGTCTGCGTGATCCGGCGGGACATCGAAAAAGACTTCCGTGACATTGTCTCCTCCCGTTTCGAAAAATACATTCCTGTCGATTATGTGTTCCAGGATATGGCGGATCTGCCGGCTGGTTTTTCAGTCCCTGCCGACCGCAAGAAGCCATGGGGGACCGGGCACGCCGTGCTGGCCTGCCGGAATGTGGTGCAGGCGCCGTTTGCGGTGATCAATGCCGATGATTTTTACGGGCGCCGCTCGTATGATGCGCTGGGTGCCTTCCTCAAGGGCGTCAAGGCGGACTCTTCGGATTACAGTATGGTGGGCTTTACCCTGCGCAATACCCTGTCCGAGCATGGTCATGTGGCGCGTGGGGTGTGCGAGGTGGATAAAAATGGCCTTCTCACGCGGGTGGTGGAGCGCACCAACATCGAAAAGATGGGGGCGGGTGCCCGTTTTAACGATGCGGATGGGTCGCATCTGGACCTGACGGGAGATGAAGTGGTCTCCATGAATATGTGGGGGCTGACCCCGTCACTCTTCAGTCACCTCGAGCGTGAATTTGTGTCGTTCCTTCAGAAAAATGCCGCAAATCCCAAGGCCGAGTTCTTTTTGCCGACAGTAGTTGATGGGTTGATCAACAGCGGGAAAGCAACGGCCAAAGTCCTCTCCACTCCGGAACTGTGGTTTGGCGTCACCTATCCCCAGGACAAGGCTGTCGTTGTTGAGGGGATTCGTGCGTTGGTGGAAAAAGGCATTTATCCCGAAAAATTGTGGGGCTGAACCGATTGGCGTGTCAGCTTTTCGGGAACCCGAACACCTCGGCCACTACCATGCAGACGTCGTCATCAAAGCCGATGCCAGCCGTGTAGTTCTCGGAGTCGGCGGCCATGGAGGCAAGCAGCGTATCCGGAGATAAGGCTAGATGTTTGCGGGCGCTGGCCAGCAGACGCTCCTCCCCATACTGCTCCCGGCCTTTCCCTTCAGCTTCCGTAATGCCATCGGTATAAATCAGGACGCCATCGCCTGCATGAAGGGGGCGCTCGATGGTGGGGTACGTATGCTTGTCCATGATGCCGAGGGCCGGGCCCAGAGGTTCCGGCCGGTCCCGAAGCGGCACGACGGTTTTGTTCAGCCGGTTGATCAGCAGCGGATTAGGGTGTCC
Encoded proteins:
- a CDS encoding type II toxin-antitoxin system RelE/ParE family toxin, which gives rise to MAYELTWSPAARLDLKEIFAYIAEDDPIAGKKFIRSLFMAVERLSVFPESGRVVPEFKDVTIREIIHRPCRVVYRIKAGQNLVEIARIWHAARGIPQL
- a CDS encoding BrnT family toxin, encoding MSGIQFKWDENKNSKNKRAHGVSFEEAQTVFLDENAIRFFDPDHSEEEDRFIMLGISFKLRVLVVCHCYRENDEVIRLISARKADKEECKDYER
- a CDS encoding CopG family antitoxin translates to MRAHYDFSKMEGAKNPYIKQLKQPITIRLDKMTVAYFKNLATELGMPYQNLINLYLRDCAAEHRKLALKWAS
- a CDS encoding nucleotidyltransferase, with the protein product MSKTLVVLAAGIGSRYGGLKQIEAVGPNGAIVIEYSVYDAIRAGFDRVVCVIRRDIEKDFRDIVSSRFEKYIPVDYVFQDMADLPAGFSVPADRKKPWGTGHAVLACRNVVQAPFAVINADDFYGRRSYDALGAFLKGVKADSSDYSMVGFTLRNTLSEHGHVARGVCEVDKNGLLTRVVERTNIEKMGAGARFNDADGSHLDLTGDEVVSMNMWGLTPSLFSHLEREFVSFLQKNAANPKAEFFLPTVVDGLINSGKATAKVLSTPELWFGVTYPQDKAVVVEGIRALVEKGIYPEKLWG